The genomic window ACCAATATATTTTTTTTAACAATTAAATAACAAACTCTTCTTCTGAAAAATGTTGAGAATCAAGGTAAAAACAAAGAAGGCCGTCATTTCTGACGGCCTTCTTTTCATGAATTGATTATTTCCGGTAATCTATAAAGGAGTATACTCTTCATCGATTACGCGAGCACCTGTTCCGCCAATATAGAAATAATGGAGGAAGAAATGGCCAGTGGCTGGATCATAATAGGAACGTTCAGTGGTTGAACCAAGGATTTCAACGGGTACTCCATTTGAAAAAGATACATCGTTGGTTACAGGATCAACTGTAATATCAACAAAATAGCCTGATCCTCCGAGGTCGCCTGCAGGGATATTGCAAGTATAGGCGCTAATTGGGGTTAAGAATTTTTCTTCGTCAATTGGCCTTGGTCCAGCAGTAGGATGGGTGAATACTCCAACACACTGATATGTGCCAGCATAAAGGTTTGCTACTGCAATCTTTGTTTTAGAGTTGTTCAGAACACTCCTACCATCAGCCATAACACTTTTATAGATAAGTGTCCATTAATCACCAATAGGATTAAGACTTTCATCTGCTGGCAACGGATCACCCTTGACAGCGATGTCTTTTCTTAAATCAGCAAAGTGATTGAGAATTCCTTGGAGACTTCAGCAGTTGCATTTGCACTTGCAACATCAATGGTTGTCATTAAGACTTCTTCTGATTTACTGGCATCAGCATAGCGGTATACACGTTATACACTTCAATAGTGGTGATTCCGGGTCCTTGAGGAACGACAACCAACCAGATCGACTGTAGGTGTATTTCCAAGTTTATAGGGAACGCTTGATGTTGGACTAACGAGTCCACCGGTTTTAACATCGGCGGTCACGAGGTCTTCTGATTTATTACATGCTGTAAACAGTAGCCCAAGCATTGTAAAAATCAAAATGAACACATTTATTTTTGATTTCATACGATTTAATTTTAAGGTTGTTATTAAATTACTTGAGACTGATTAGTCAACATCCCACCAAACTTTGGTATTCAGATCATCAGCACCACCGAGCAGTCCAACGCCAGCTGAGAGATTGGTTGGATTACGGGCAGCTTCATCAGTTGGGTAAGGGAAGCGAACGGGGATTTTACCATCGTTCATTCCATCTTCAGCAGGAGTAAGCACTGGGTAACCTGTTCTTCTCCATTCGATCCAGCTTTGCAAGCCCTGGTCGAAAGATGCTGCCCAACGTTGAGTACTGATAAGTTCCATTGCATGTGCAGGATCCCAGCCAAACACATCTTTGGCGATAAAATCAGCAGCTAATGAATCAGTAGTAGCACCATCCATTGGGAGGTATCCATAGCCATCAACAGCTGTGACAAGAGCGTCGCCAAATTGCGCATAGGATCCATAGATACCTTCATAATAGAAGGCCTCAGCAGCTGTGTTACCACCTGGAATGTATCCTTTGAAAGCGGCTTCAGCAAGAATGAACTGTAAGTTCCGCATAGCTCATGAGCATACCAGGAAGAGGAGCTGGCCAGTAAAATCTTTAGCACCAACCTTCGATGTATTTTTGATCCCGCCATCATTATAGGCAAGCGCTTTAGCAGAAGTGAGACCATTTGGCATTCCTTCAAAAGTGTTCCACGACCTGATTTCTCAGCATAGAGGCAAATCCTATAATCAAGATTAGGTGAATTTGTCCACATCATATCAGTGAGTGTTTTACTAACACGATGATCATCACGGGTTTTCCTGTTTTCGTTTATCGGGTGGTTATTTGGAGCAGATCCGAGATATTGGAGAGCAGCATTATCGGAATTGCTTTCAAAAACTGGATAAGTTGCAGCATCTGCTACCATTTTTGACATTTCAGTAGTAACAAAAGCGGCATCTTTAGCTGACATACGAAGGAGAAGACGCATTCTCAGAGAGTTGGCGAATTTTTTCCATTTCATAATATCATTATCAAAAAGTATATCACCTTCGATATCGCCACCATCTTCACTCAAGAGTGAGTTGGCGGTTTCCAGTTTGGCAATTACATCCCTATAGATGGTTTCCTGTGAATCATATGCAGGAAGAGTGTTCTCAGAACCTTTCCAGGCATCGGTATAAGGAACCGGGCCGAACATATCAGTAAGCAGGGTGGAGATATATCCTTTGAGGACCAGGGCAATACCCTGATAGTTGTTATGTTGACGATCGACTGCAACATTGTACAGGGTTTGCACGTCCATTCCGTTTGCAGCATAGAAGCTTGACCAAGTTGCATTAACAACAGAAGTACGATAGATATAACGATCTTCATCGGTATATTGACATTTGGCTTCATGCTGAGCCCAGCAATTCCCCATTTCTTCCCCTACGAAAATTTCATGTACGCGGTCGGTCATACTCTCGATAGCACTGGTGAGAAGCATTCCGGGGGCAGCTTTTTCAAGGCCTGCATTGTTAGGGTCGGTATTGATCGACTCAAAATCTTTTGTGCAGGCACCTATTATTAAAAGAACTGCAGTTAAGGCAACAGCAATTCCGGCGATTCGTATTTTTTTCATGTGTTTTCTAATTTAAGAGTTACTAAAATTTCACGCCAATGTTGAATCCAAGGCTCTTAGCTGATGGTAGCTGTCCGAATTCCAGACCCTGGGCATTTCCAAGATTGAAGGAGGTTTCGGGGTCAACATGGGGAACTACACTGTAAATGAGTGCCAGGTTTCTGCCAACGACTGAAATAGTGAGGTCGTTTAGCGGGAGATTTCCAAGTTTCTTGAATGTGTATCCAAAGCGAAGTTCGCGGAGTTTTACATAACTTCCATCAAACACACTACCTGCACAAATACTATTACTGAAAGCAGCGTGATTATATTCTTCAGAAGTAACAACTACATCATTTGGAACGTATGTAATGTTTCCATTAGCATCAGTAGTTTCTTTAACACCATCACCCACAATTCCACCTTCTCTTCCGATGAGTGTTTCATCCAGTGCTCCTGCATATCTGCCCCAGGCGTTTGTCATGGAATAGATTTCGCCACCCATATGAATGTCGATCAGGACGCTTGCAGTGATACCCTTGTAGTTGAATTCGTTGAAGAAACCACCTACCCAATCCGGTTGATAATTACCTAGGATTTTCAGGTCACCTTTAACAGGAACTCCGGCACGATGGATGATATTACCATCATCATCACGGAGGAAGTCAGCACCATACAATGATCCAAAAGGCTGGCCAGGAATAGCCATAACCTTTATATCCCAATAGGTACCTAATTCATATTGTTCAACACCAGGAGCAAGTGATACAACTTCATTATTATTTTTAGCGAAGTTGAAGTTAACATTCCAGCTAAATCCTGAAGGATCTTTAAATGGAGTAGCACCGAGAGAAATTTCAACCCCTTTATTACGGATTTCACCGGCATTGATAGTCTTGGAGGTATATCCGGATGCAGGTGAAACAGGGATACTGATGATCTGGTCAGTGGTTTTGGTGTCATAATAAGTAACTTCCAGGCTAATCCTATCCAT from Bacteroidales bacterium includes these protein-coding regions:
- a CDS encoding SusD/RagB family nutrient-binding outer membrane lipoprotein codes for the protein MDGATTDSLAADFIAKDVFGWDPAHAMELISTQRWAASFDQGLQSWIEWRRTGYPVLTPAEDGMNDGKIPVRFPYPTDEAARNPTNLSAGVGLLGGADDLNTKVWWDVD
- a CDS encoding DUF4361 domain-containing protein is translated as MADGRSVLNNSKTKIAVANLYAGTYQCVGVFTHPTAGPRPIDEEKFLTPISAYTCNIPAGDLGGSGYFVDITVDPVTNDVSFSNGVPVEILGSTTERSYYDPATGHFFLHYFYIGGTGARVIDEEYTPL
- a CDS encoding SusD/RagB family nutrient-binding outer membrane lipoprotein, with the protein product MKKIRIAGIAVALTAVLLIIGACTKDFESINTDPNNAGLEKAAPGMLLTSAIESMTDRVHEIFVGEEMGNCWAQHEAKCQYTDEDRYIYRTSVVNATWSSFYAANGMDVQTLYNVAVDRQHNNYQGIALVLKGYISTLLTDMFGPVPYTDAWKGSENTLPAYDSQETIYRDVIAKLETANSLLSEDGGDIEGDILFDNDIMKWKKFANSLRMRLLLRMSAKDAAFVTTEMSKMVADAATYPVFESNSDNAALQYLGSAPNNHPINENRKTRDDHRVSKTLTDMMWTNSPNLDYRICLYAEKSGRGTLLKECQMVSLLLKRLPIMMAGSKIHRRLVLKILLASSSSWYAHELCGTYSSFLLKPLSKDTFQVVTQLLRPSIMKVSMDPMRNLATLLSQLLMAMDTSQWMVLLLIH